In Ipomoea triloba cultivar NCNSP0323 chromosome 15, ASM357664v1, one genomic interval encodes:
- the LOC116007037 gene encoding protein GLE1 isoform X1: protein MVAVKFKLTVPENVDGIALDPEPDWSFDALLLELNSIERKITASPKFPAYTKMQPRDLSTSKSGARTGFVMQVDEIVSNSEDEVSEQSATVGKRFNFDELYTSDSDISKDQSAFEAEHHLMDKVGLVEGALSELTHDHHLSVTEEVRTQILALETDLMGEKQKFASTLAKVVKNAETQQEMDRRLGMQYQRKIAEALDDHLIAVQRDHEHRSQIEERRIRDDAAREEAKKREKALQEEKARLEKVRAEAEMQAKLEAERIEKAKVAELEAQRKAAEEAAEKKASENVKNNTADAPEVVNKVSGQAVELGSDVQNSLQSRGKIVKGAENALNLEEKRLKIYKELAVKNETLGLGSKREYETQKSDMRRRIRTISGVKENISVKADELIKLINYSPCPQSISIAMFAEQVVSWCVSRAGNSNSIPYAYGRVIVLVTSKVPLAMDILIAELNKVCIYTVPKHISYSQSVFKTKEAYYRAIGFQDDGKIETVDSYLNRLCAYMKLYGALVQTEVEGFQNLHGHREGWAWLARFLNAVPANLYTATALQAFLEMAGFVLYRKYKYHFEKLLNIIAKDFMKAIEDLQSSPVTTRLRSYIESKQYLNEPEGWRLKTSLDSSYFVPDG from the exons AT GGTAGCTGTGAAATTCAAACTTACTGTTCCTGAAAATGTTGATGGGATTGCGCTTGATCCAGAACCTGATTGGAGCTTTGATGCTCTATTACTGGAGCTCAATTCAATTGAAAGGAAGATTACTGCATCTCCAAAGTTTCCAGCTTATACCAAAATGCAACCGCG GGATCTGTCTACATCAAAAAGTGGTGCTCGGACGGGTTTCGTGATGCAGGTGGATGAGATTGTAAGCAATAGCGAGGATGAGGTTTCTGAACAATCTGCCACTGTGGGAAAGCGGTTCAACTTTGACGAACTCTATACAAG TGATAGTGATATTTCAAAAGATCAGTCAGCCTTTGAAGCTGAACATCATCTAATGGATAAAGTGGGGTTGGTGGAAGGTGCTTTGTCTGAGTTAACTCATGACCATCATCTTAGTGTAACG GAGGAAGTTAGAACACAAATATTAGCATTAGAAACAGATCTGATGGGTGAAAAACAGAAGTTTGCCTCTACACTTGCAAAAGTTGTGAAGAATGCTGAAACACAACAGGAAATGGATCGGAGACTTGGCATGCAATATCAGCGCAAAAT TGCAGAAGCGCTTGATGATCACTTGATAGCCGTACAAAGGGATCATGAACATAGATCCCAAATAGAAGAAAGGAGAATAAGAGATGATGCAGCCCGTGAAGAGGctaaaaaaagagagaaagctCTTCAGGAAGAGAAAGCTAGGCTAGAAAAAGTTCGAGCTGAAGCAGAG ATGCAAGCTAAACTAGAAGCCGAAAGAATTGAAAAAGCAAAAGTAGCTGAATTGGAAGCTCAGCGGAAAGCAGCTGAGGAGGCTGCAGAGAAGAAAGCCTCTGAGAATGTTAAAAATAATACAGCTGATGCTCCTGAGGTTGTAAACAAGGTCTCAGGGCAGGCAGTGGAATTAGGATCTGATGTACAAAATTCTCTACAATCACGAG GAAAGATTGTCAAAGGTGCAGAAAATGCTTTGAATTTAGAGGAGAAAAGATTGAAGATCTATAAGGAATTAGCTGTAAAAAATGAGACTCTGGGTTTGGGCTCCAAAAGG GAATATGAAACACAGAAAAGTGATATGCGGAGGAGGATTAGAACCATCTCTGGTGTAAAAGAAAATATCAG TGTGAAAGCAGATGAGTTgattaagttaataaattattcaCCATGTCCTCAATCCATCAGCATTGCTATGTTTGCCGAACAg GTGGTCTCCTGGTGTGTGAGTCGTGCTGGAAACTCTAACAGTATCCCTTATGCTTATGGCCGTGTAATTGTTCTTGTTACATCAAAG GTCCCGCTTGCAATGGATATTCTCATAGCTGAATTGAACAAAGTATGCATTTATACAGTCCCAAAGCATATAAGTTACTCTCAG TCAGTATTCAAGACCAAAGAAGCTTACTATAGAGCTATCGGCTTTCAAGATGATGGAAAGATTGAAACTGTTGATAGTTATCTAAATCGGTTATGTGCCTACATGAAACTCTATGGAGCTCTTGTTCAG ACCGAAGTTGAGGGCTTCCAAAACTTGCATGGCCACCGAGAAGGTTGGGCATGGTTGGCTAGATTCTTAAATGCAGTCCCGGCAAACTTGTATACTGCTACTGCGCTACAAGCATTTCTTGAA ATGGCAGGTTTTGTACTATACAGGAAATACAAGTATCATTTCGAGAAACTACTAAATATCATAGCCAAAGACTTCATGAAAGCAATTGAAGATTTACAGTCAAGCCCAGTCACCACCAGGCTCCGGAGTTACATAGAGTCAAAGCAGTATCTCAATGAACCGGAAGGGTGGCGTCTAAAGACTTCCTTAGATTCAAGCTATTTTGTTCCTGATGGCTGA
- the LOC116007037 gene encoding protein GLE1 isoform X2: MQPRDLSTSKSGARTGFVMQVDEIVSNSEDEVSEQSATVGKRFNFDELYTSDSDISKDQSAFEAEHHLMDKVGLVEGALSELTHDHHLSVTEEVRTQILALETDLMGEKQKFASTLAKVVKNAETQQEMDRRLGMQYQRKIAEALDDHLIAVQRDHEHRSQIEERRIRDDAAREEAKKREKALQEEKARLEKVRAEAEMQAKLEAERIEKAKVAELEAQRKAAEEAAEKKASENVKNNTADAPEVVNKVSGQAVELGSDVQNSLQSRGKIVKGAENALNLEEKRLKIYKELAVKNETLGLGSKREYETQKSDMRRRIRTISGVKENISVKADELIKLINYSPCPQSISIAMFAEQVVSWCVSRAGNSNSIPYAYGRVIVLVTSKVPLAMDILIAELNKVCIYTVPKHISYSQSVFKTKEAYYRAIGFQDDGKIETVDSYLNRLCAYMKLYGALVQTEVEGFQNLHGHREGWAWLARFLNAVPANLYTATALQAFLEMAGFVLYRKYKYHFEKLLNIIAKDFMKAIEDLQSSPVTTRLRSYIESKQYLNEPEGWRLKTSLDSSYFVPDG; this comes from the exons ATGCAACCGCG GGATCTGTCTACATCAAAAAGTGGTGCTCGGACGGGTTTCGTGATGCAGGTGGATGAGATTGTAAGCAATAGCGAGGATGAGGTTTCTGAACAATCTGCCACTGTGGGAAAGCGGTTCAACTTTGACGAACTCTATACAAG TGATAGTGATATTTCAAAAGATCAGTCAGCCTTTGAAGCTGAACATCATCTAATGGATAAAGTGGGGTTGGTGGAAGGTGCTTTGTCTGAGTTAACTCATGACCATCATCTTAGTGTAACG GAGGAAGTTAGAACACAAATATTAGCATTAGAAACAGATCTGATGGGTGAAAAACAGAAGTTTGCCTCTACACTTGCAAAAGTTGTGAAGAATGCTGAAACACAACAGGAAATGGATCGGAGACTTGGCATGCAATATCAGCGCAAAAT TGCAGAAGCGCTTGATGATCACTTGATAGCCGTACAAAGGGATCATGAACATAGATCCCAAATAGAAGAAAGGAGAATAAGAGATGATGCAGCCCGTGAAGAGGctaaaaaaagagagaaagctCTTCAGGAAGAGAAAGCTAGGCTAGAAAAAGTTCGAGCTGAAGCAGAG ATGCAAGCTAAACTAGAAGCCGAAAGAATTGAAAAAGCAAAAGTAGCTGAATTGGAAGCTCAGCGGAAAGCAGCTGAGGAGGCTGCAGAGAAGAAAGCCTCTGAGAATGTTAAAAATAATACAGCTGATGCTCCTGAGGTTGTAAACAAGGTCTCAGGGCAGGCAGTGGAATTAGGATCTGATGTACAAAATTCTCTACAATCACGAG GAAAGATTGTCAAAGGTGCAGAAAATGCTTTGAATTTAGAGGAGAAAAGATTGAAGATCTATAAGGAATTAGCTGTAAAAAATGAGACTCTGGGTTTGGGCTCCAAAAGG GAATATGAAACACAGAAAAGTGATATGCGGAGGAGGATTAGAACCATCTCTGGTGTAAAAGAAAATATCAG TGTGAAAGCAGATGAGTTgattaagttaataaattattcaCCATGTCCTCAATCCATCAGCATTGCTATGTTTGCCGAACAg GTGGTCTCCTGGTGTGTGAGTCGTGCTGGAAACTCTAACAGTATCCCTTATGCTTATGGCCGTGTAATTGTTCTTGTTACATCAAAG GTCCCGCTTGCAATGGATATTCTCATAGCTGAATTGAACAAAGTATGCATTTATACAGTCCCAAAGCATATAAGTTACTCTCAG TCAGTATTCAAGACCAAAGAAGCTTACTATAGAGCTATCGGCTTTCAAGATGATGGAAAGATTGAAACTGTTGATAGTTATCTAAATCGGTTATGTGCCTACATGAAACTCTATGGAGCTCTTGTTCAG ACCGAAGTTGAGGGCTTCCAAAACTTGCATGGCCACCGAGAAGGTTGGGCATGGTTGGCTAGATTCTTAAATGCAGTCCCGGCAAACTTGTATACTGCTACTGCGCTACAAGCATTTCTTGAA ATGGCAGGTTTTGTACTATACAGGAAATACAAGTATCATTTCGAGAAACTACTAAATATCATAGCCAAAGACTTCATGAAAGCAATTGAAGATTTACAGTCAAGCCCAGTCACCACCAGGCTCCGGAGTTACATAGAGTCAAAGCAGTATCTCAATGAACCGGAAGGGTGGCGTCTAAAGACTTCCTTAGATTCAAGCTATTTTGTTCCTGATGGCTGA